ATAATCATTCTGAAAAAAGTATTACTTTTCTTGAAATAAAACACAAAAATACAAATTGTATATCAAAGAGCCGGGCGCCGCTTTATTATACAAATGTTGCCAAAACACTAAATTCAAGACGCGTAGATGATTATGTATTATCATTTAGTGGAAACGGGGTTGAGAAAAATGATGCCCGGAAATTTATTTATCATTATTACACAAAAAATTTACGTCCGGCCGTTTTGGTTATTTACGACCGGGAAGCTTTTCTTGGAAAAATGGACCCATCGCTGCGGCTAACATTTGATAAAAATCTACGCAGTGTTATTTATCCTGATTTAGAGAAGCTTTATAAAGAAGACAGGGTAAAATATACTTTCGCCAGCCACTTCATTTTCGAAGTGAAATTTTTTGGAAATCTGCCTGCCTGGATTAAATCGTTAATAGCAAAACATGAATTAAAACGTCAGGCGTTGTCCAAGTACACCATGTCACTGGAAACGCATTCAGAGTTTAGCAACCGGCGTTTAACCAGGCAGAATATGATAAAAAGCAGGGAGTGCTGTTATGTTTAATGAAATGCAAAGTTTAAACTTATTTCCGGTTTCAATATTTGAGATAATAAGCAATGTTTTTGTTGCCTTATGTTGCGGCCTTTTTATCGCCTGGGTCTATCGCAAATCATATCGCGGGGCCGGTTATTCATCAGCTTTTGTAAATTCGATGATTTTCTTATCCATGATTACCGCTATTGTAATAATGGTTATTGGTAATAATCTTGCCCGAGCTTTTGGGCTTGTTGGAGCTATGTCAATTATACGTTTTCGGACAGCGGTTAAAGATACACAGGATATTGTGTTTATCTTTTTTGCTCTGGCTATTGGTATGGCGGCAGGTGTAGGCTATTTTAAACTGGCCATTTTCGGATCGGCATTTGTTGGAATAATCATGCTGCTTTTGGTGAAATCAAATATAACTGCTCTTCGTCAGGATGATTATTTGCTGCAATTTTCTTTTCAACCAAATGGAGATAATTCACCGCCTTATATGCCAATCCTGAATAAGTATTGCAGGCGTTTTAATGTGGTCAATACCCGGACAGTTGAAGACCACGGTATAATGGAATTATCCTATTATGTAAAGTTAAAAAACAAAGAAAAGAACCCGGAATTTATAAGTGCATTGGATAATACACATGGCGTCAAAAACATTAACCTCTTTTTTGATGAAGAGCAGATTTAATATGTTTTAAAAAATTTTAGACACTTACAAAATTTCCACTATTGTCATGCTGAGCCTGTCGAAGCATCCCAATGTAGTACAAGATTCTTCGCCAAAAGTCAACTAACGGATTCCTCAGAATGACAGAATAAGATTATTTTAATGGACTCATAAAAAAATTAATTAAGGAGAAAAAAATGTACAGTAATCTATTTTCATTTATGTTTATCATTTCAATTCTAATTGGATGCGATGATACAGGTACAAATCCTGATATTGAACCAGTCATTAATTCAGATTTTGAAATTACTGATTGGACTGAGGCCACACATGGTAAGGGTGGTGATCGCAATTATGAAAAAGTTTTTCCGCAGGACCAGGTTAATCGTTTGGACTTTGTTATTGACCAAGATAACTGGCAGGTGATGCTGGATGATATGGAGCAACAATATGGAAGCTTTGGATCTGGTTCACGGGGTCCGGCAGATGATTCGAACGATAACCCGGTTTATGTTCCGTGTTCTATATTTTTTAATGATATTGAATGGTATGCTGCCGGAATACGCTTTAAAGGAAACTCCAGTTTACAAACATCCTGGGGCAATGGAATCTGGAAGTTACCTTTACGGCTAAACCTGGATCGTTTTGAGGATGATATTCCACAAATTACGAATCAACGTTTTTATGGATTTAAAGAGCTTTCACTATCCAGTAATTATGATGATGAATCTCTAATGCGTGAAAAAGTTGTACCGGAAGTTTTTAGGGATTTTGGCGTGGCTGCGCCGCAAACTGCTTTCTATCGAATTTATATCGATTACGGCGATGGACCAATATATTTTGGTTTGTATACAATGATTGAAATTGTTGATGACACTGTCATTGAGGAGCAGTTTGAAGATGATAGCGGAAATGTGTACAAACCGGAAGGCAGCGGAGCAAGCTTTGCAGAAAACA
The genomic region above belongs to Calditrichota bacterium and contains:
- a CDS encoding polyphosphate polymerase domain-containing protein, with amino-acid sequence MASRYEYKYLVPNTLVDKLRSELKPYMELDGFAKKHSNGQYTVRSIYYDSPQFDCYKEKHDGIQIRNKYRIRGYDNHSEKSITFLEIKHKNTNCISKSRAPLYYTNVAKTLNSRRVDDYVLSFSGNGVEKNDARKFIYHYYTKNLRPAVLVIYDREAFLGKMDPSLRLTFDKNLRSVIYPDLEKLYKEDRVKYTFASHFIFEVKFFGNLPAWIKSLIAKHELKRQALSKYTMSLETHSEFSNRRLTRQNMIKSRECCYV
- a CDS encoding DUF4956 domain-containing protein; its protein translation is MFNEMQSLNLFPVSIFEIISNVFVALCCGLFIAWVYRKSYRGAGYSSAFVNSMIFLSMITAIVIMVIGNNLARAFGLVGAMSIIRFRTAVKDTQDIVFIFFALAIGMAAGVGYFKLAIFGSAFVGIIMLLLVKSNITALRQDDYLLQFSFQPNGDNSPPYMPILNKYCRRFNVVNTRTVEDHGIMELSYYVKLKNKEKNPEFISALDNTHGVKNINLFFDEEQI
- a CDS encoding CotH kinase family protein, whose translation is MYSNLFSFMFIISILIGCDDTGTNPDIEPVINSDFEITDWTEATHGKGGDRNYEKVFPQDQVNRLDFVIDQDNWQVMLDDMEQQYGSFGSGSRGPADDSNDNPVYVPCSIFFNDIEWYAAGIRFKGNSSLQTSWGNGIWKLPLRLNLDRFEDDIPQITNQRFYGFKELSLSSNYDDESLMREKVVPEVFRDFGVAAPQTAFYRIYIDYGDGPIYFGLYTMIEIVDDTVIEEQFEDDSGNVYKPEGSGASFAENTFSTSYFEKKTNEDTDWSDVEALYNVLHSSERTSDAASWRTSLESVFNVDGFLKWLAVNIAVQNWDTYGRMTHNYYLYNNPENNLLTWIPWDNNEALQTGKQGGALSVSCSEVGTSWPLIRYILNDSQYLSTYKTYLGQVVESAFEPSKMTSKYQFYQDLISEYVIGSNGENSKYTFLESDGDFGSAVNYLISHVSSRYNTVMSYVK